A single window of Syntrophotalea acetylenica DNA harbors:
- the fliJ gene encoding flagellar export protein FliJ produces MSFTFKLQPLLKHRTLLENQARQALAEALAEEAALQQVIEEHCQARQALQQEFEDKKALGMDWAELLIYDRSLKRRAARLRELQAQARELQAQSEQRRACLTEASRDKTLMEKLRTRMEDEHRQEMLRREMVHLDEVALRLGKNRL; encoded by the coding sequence ATGTCTTTTACCTTCAAGCTGCAACCGCTGCTCAAACATCGCACCCTGCTCGAAAACCAGGCGCGGCAGGCCCTTGCCGAAGCCCTGGCGGAAGAAGCCGCTCTGCAGCAGGTCATCGAAGAACACTGCCAGGCCCGGCAGGCGCTGCAACAGGAATTCGAGGATAAAAAGGCCCTTGGCATGGATTGGGCGGAACTGCTGATCTACGACCGCAGTCTCAAGCGCCGTGCGGCCAGGCTCAGGGAACTGCAGGCCCAGGCCAGGGAACTGCAAGCACAGAGCGAGCAGCGTCGCGCCTGCCTGACCGAGGCCAGCCGGGACAAAACCCTGATGGAAAAACTCAGGACCAGAATGGAGGACGAGCACCGCCAGGAAATGCTTCGCCGGGAGATGGTACATCTGGACGAAGTTGCCCTGCGGCTCGGAAAAAATCGCCTATGA
- a CDS encoding MotE family protein, translating to MTVSHRTRILWAASLLFIGWPVFTLAENAFAPETDSPQGSVAERRIEAAIQMELKNLKTRTQALEKREMELKTLRTEVDKKLTELEKTRAEVSRLLQRKTAQEAVKAKALSKIYEKMDPANAASVLAGLELELAVEILQNMKVKAAGRILDNLDAKTAARLSTSFPALARD from the coding sequence ATGACCGTTTCACATCGGACACGCATCCTGTGGGCCGCCAGCCTTTTGTTTATCGGGTGGCCTGTTTTTACCCTGGCGGAAAACGCCTTCGCGCCGGAAACCGACAGCCCGCAAGGTTCTGTGGCCGAGCGCCGCATCGAAGCCGCCATCCAGATGGAACTGAAAAATCTCAAAACCCGCACCCAGGCGCTGGAAAAAAGGGAAATGGAGCTAAAGACCCTGAGGACCGAGGTCGATAAGAAACTGACCGAGCTTGAGAAGACCCGCGCCGAGGTCAGCCGCTTGCTGCAACGCAAAACCGCGCAGGAGGCGGTCAAGGCCAAAGCCCTCAGCAAGATTTACGAAAAAATGGATCCCGCCAATGCGGCATCCGTTCTTGCGGGACTGGAACTCGAGCTTGCGGTGGAAATCCTGCAAAACATGAAGGTCAAGGCCGCCGGCCGCATCCTGGACAACCTGGATGCGAAAACCGCCGCCAGGCTGAGCACTTCCTTTCCCGCCCTGGCGCGGGATTGA